The genomic DNA CCCGCCGCGACAGCATCCAGGGCTCGACGACGCCGAGGCCGCGGACGGGCCGCTGCCAGGTGGGCCGCAGGGCGAAGCGGTACGGGGGCGGGGTCCGGCCCTCCTCCGCCGCCCGGGCGGCCTCCTCCGCCGCCCGGGCCTCGGACACGGGCGCCTCGCCCGTGCGGGACAGCTCCTCGGCGAAGGCGCCGTCGACGAGGACGGTGTTCTTGGGTGCTATCGAGGTGAGCCGGCTCGCCAGGTTCACGGTCGTCCCGAACACGTCGCCCATGCGGGTGGTGACCGTGCCGAAGGCGATCCCGACGCGCAGGGCGGGCATCGTCCTGTCCTCCTTCAGCGTCTCGACGAGACGCAGCGAGATCTCCGCGGCCGTGCCCGCGTCGTCGGCGGCGAAGAGCACCTCGTCGCCCAGGGTCTTGATCAGCCGCCCGCCGTGCGCCGCGACCAGGTCGGCGCAGGTCGTCTCGAACGTCTCGACCAGCTCGCCGAGTTCCTCCTCCTCCAGCCGGCGGGTGAGCCGGGTGAAGCCGACGAGGTCGGCGAAGCCCACGGCGAGCCGCCGGTCGACCATCTCCTCGTCGTCGCCCGCCTGCACGACCCGGCCGGTCGCCGCGGCCAGCTGCCGCCGCCAGACGTACACCAGGAACTCCTGGAGCTCCGGCAGCAGCAGCTCCACCAGGGGGTACGTCACCTCGGTGCGGGTCATGCCGGGCTCGGGCGGCTCGGTCAGCCCCTCCAGGAAGGAGTCGATCTGCCACTCCGCGAGCCGCGCCGTCGTCTGCCCCGTCGAGCGGGCCACCTGCACGGCCATCGGCTCGCTCAGCAGTCCCGCCTCGACGAGACCGGCCAGGCGGCGCAGCGCCAGCACGTCGGCCTCGGTCAGCGCCTTGGCCTGGCCGATGTCCGCGAAGCCCATGGCCCGCCAGAAGCGGGAGGCGAGGTCCATGGAGACGCCTGCCGTGCGGGCGGCCTGGAAGGGGGTGTAGCGCCGCTCGGCACCGAGGATCAGCTGCTCCAGGCGGATGGCGAGGGGGTTGTCGGTCGGCTCCGCCGTGTGGTCGACGACATGGTGGGGGGTGGGGTGTCCCGTACCGTCCGCGTTCTCGTCGTCGACGGTCACCGGCCGCCTCCTGCCCGATCCGTGCGCACTGCCCTGCCTGCCGTTCCTGTCGCTGACCCGCCGCGTCGGCCGCCCCGGCCGACCCGGCCGACGGATCGCCTCAACGATACGGCAGGTGTGCCCTGGCTCACGTCCCGTGGACGAACGCGTTCAGTCCGCCGGGCGGAGGTGGACGACGTCGCCCGCCCCCACGGCCTCCCGCCGGCCGTCCGGGCCCGCCACGACCAGCCGCCCGTGCCCGTCGACCGCCTCCGCCTCGCCGGTGAGCGTCCGGCCTCCGGGCAGCTCCGCCCGCACCCTCCGGCCGAGCGTCGCGCAGCCGGCGGCGTACGCGGCCTCGACCCCGGACGCGGCCGGGTCGCCCCCGGCGGCGGTCCACCTGCCGTACCACTCCTCCAGCGACCGCAGGACGGCCCTCAGCAGCGGGTCGCGGTCGGTGCACACGGCGCCGGCGAGGGCGAGCGACCCGGCCGTGGGCACGGGCAGCTCGTCGGCGCGGAGGGTCACGTTGACGCCGACGCCGACGACGACGCCGTGGTCGCCGGCGCGCTCGGCGAGGAT from Streptomyces sp. MRC013 includes the following:
- a CDS encoding adenylate/guanylate cyclase domain-containing protein — its product is MTVDDENADGTGHPTPHHVVDHTAEPTDNPLAIRLEQLILGAERRYTPFQAARTAGVSMDLASRFWRAMGFADIGQAKALTEADVLALRRLAGLVEAGLLSEPMAVQVARSTGQTTARLAEWQIDSFLEGLTEPPEPGMTRTEVTYPLVELLLPELQEFLVYVWRRQLAAATGRVVQAGDDEEMVDRRLAVGFADLVGFTRLTRRLEEEELGELVETFETTCADLVAAHGGRLIKTLGDEVLFAADDAGTAAEISLRLVETLKEDRTMPALRVGIAFGTVTTRMGDVFGTTVNLASRLTSIAPKNTVLVDGAFAEELSRTGEAPVSEARAAEEAARAAEEGRTPPPYRFALRPTWQRPVRGLGVVEPWMLSRREPKIPG